The sequence TCTGGACCAGTGCGGCATCGATCGCGCCGTGCTCATTAATTATGTGGCACCGGAGGTCATCGGCTTCACCTCCGAGGTCAACACATTCGTTGCCAACTACGTTAAGGAGAATCCCAGGCGCCTCATCCCCTGCGGCAGCCTGCATCCGCGGCATACCAACAATGTTCTCGCGGACGTGGAGCAGATTGTCCGGCTGGGCATTCGCCTGATTAAAATTCATCCGCCGCACCAGCTGCTTTTTCCCAACGACTATCAGCACGGCGTCAAGGAACTGGAAATCATCTATCGTGCCGCCGAAGCCAACGGCATTCCAGTCATGTTCCACACCGGTACGTCGGTTTTTCCCGGCGCCCGCAACAAGTACGGCGACCCAATACACATTGACGATGTAGCGGTGGACTTTCCCCGGTTGAAGATCCTGCTGGCGCACGGCGGCCGGCCGCTATGGATGGATACTGCGTTCTTCCTGGTGCGCCGCCATCCCAACGTTTACCTGGACATCAGCGGCATCCCGCCCAAGGCGCTGCTGAAGTATTTTCCGCGCCTGGAAGAGATCGCGGACAAAACTCTGTTTGGCACCGACTGGCCCGGGCCCGGCGTTCCCGATATCAAGAAGAACCTCGATGAATTCCGCGGCCTGCCGCTTTCTGAACAGGCCAAGCAGCAGATCCTCAGCCGGACAGCCCTCTCCATCTGGCCTTCCTAAAGCTGCAAGCGTTTGCACAGTTCTTGCGCTTGTTGTTCTGAGTTCAGAACGATGGCAATATTCTGATTGACAAGCGCCGCCTGCTTGATAAGCTTGCCAGACCGAGTAGCTGAATATGAGATTAGCTGTTCGCTGTCCTGCTGTGCATTCCCGTTGGTTCTTCTCTATTGGCCTTGTTCTCAGCCTCACATGCATTGCCTGCGCAGACACTATTTATTTCAAAAATGGCACTTCTATCCAGATAGACAAGGCCACCGAGAAGGACGGCAAGATCGAATACTTCATTGGAAGCACTAGGTACACCATCCCACAAACTTCGGTACAGCGGGTCGAGCACAGCGGTGGCCTGGGAATTTCGATCGGCTCCAGCAAACAAGTTTCTACAATCATTGCAACACCGGACAGTGGCGCCTCTGCCGAAGACAATCCGGTAGAGAAGCGACAGATTCGACCCGAGAAGCTCAGGCTGCCGTCCCCGGAAGTCTCTGCGGCCGAGGAAAAACACCTGGCCGAACTGCGCTACCGCATTCTGATCGCCGACCGTGTGGACGAGGCTGGCCTCGCAGCAGTAGAGCATGAAGGAAATGCGCAGCAATCCATGTGGGCCAATTTCGAAGCAGGCCGATTCCAACTGCAACACGGCGACGCCGACGATGCGCGAAAACGCTTTGAGCGTGCGCTCAGCTTTAAGCCAGATCTACCCACCCTTTTGGAATGGCACATCATCGCCTGTGCGCAATCCAACCGTTATGCCGAAGCTATTCCTTCCGCAGAGAAATTAGTGAAGGTGCTGCCGGAAGGGTGGACATTTGCAACCCTCGGCCAGCTCTATTACAACACCGACCAGAAACAGCAGGCGATTGCCGCCCTAAAGCGTTCGTTGCAGTTCGAGCGCGTGGAAGTGGTTCAGGAGTTGATGGAAAGGGCGCAACACCAACTGGATGTGGAGGGTAATTTCAACCAAAGTGACAGCTGGCACTTCACCCTTCGCTATGAGGGCCGTGCCACTTCACTCACGTTACAGCGCGATCTCCTGGGCACCCTGGAAGAGCAATATCGTGACCTGGCCCGCGACCTTCATTACAATCCAACCGAAAATATTTCAGTCATCTTATATACCTCGGAGCAGTTTTTTGACATCACGCGAGCGCCGTCGTGGGTAGGTGCTCTGAATGACGGCACCCTTCGCATTCCGCTCGGCGGCATTACAACTGTTAGCCCCGAATTGCAGAGTGTGCTCAAGCACGAGCTCACCCATTCTTTTGTCCGATTGATGAGTGCCGGTCGCTGCCCCACCTGGCTCAATGAAGGTCTGGCCCAGTTGATGCAAGCAAGGACGCTGTCGCCAAGTGACAATATGGCCCTGGCGCGATTGTTTGGTGAGTCTAAGGAAGCGCCATTCCGCCTCTTGGAGGGAAGTTTCGTCAGGTTCCCCGCGCCTGTAGCTGCAGTGGCCTATGCGGAATCCCTGGTTGCAGTCCAGTACTTGCGCAGCAAATATGGCATGGGAGGTCTGCAGCGGCTTCTAACACGTATCGGGGAAGGCGAGAGCCCCGAGGCGGCCTTATTTGCAGTCACGAGTGACCACTATGTGGAGTTTGAACACGACCTATCCGCCTACCTTCAACGCGGCAGCGGCGGGTAGAAACTATTTCCGACAAAATTCCACAGCCAACCTGTTCCTCCATCGCGCCACATCTTAAGTAATACTCCCTAGAACGCGACGTTCGGGTTCAATAAAGGAAAGTGTGCGCAAATCGGGCATAACGCTTATGCATTTTGTGATGTCTAGTGCGGCTACGGGTTGGAATCTTGCGAAAGATTGCTGTATAACAATAAGTTGCGCGCCTCATTCGCAGCGCCTAGCGCGCTCCCCCTTCTGAGTCTATGAGAGGAAGCTATGTCCAGTCTCACCGCTAGCCATGCCCCCAAGGGGCTGGAAGGTGTTGTTGCGACTACCTCCAGCATTTGCTTCATTGACGGGGACCGTGGTGTGTTGGCATACCGCGGCATTGATATTCACGATCTGGCCGATCACTCTACTTTTGAAGAGACCTGTCACCTACTCTGGTTTGGCGCCCTGCCCACCGAGGCACAGCTGCGCGACTTGCAATCTCGGCTCGCAGAAGAGAGAAGACTTGATCCCGCGGTCATCGACTTGCTCAAAACCGCGCCCAAGACCGCTCTGCCGATGGACGTTCTGCGCTCCGCCGTCTCGGTACTTTCGTTTTACGACGCAGACGACAAGAAAAACGATCACGATGCGAACATTCGTAAGGCAATCCGCCTCACCTCGCAGATCGCGATGATTGTGGCCGCCTATGATCGCATACGTAAGGGCAGACCAGTGG comes from Terriglobales bacterium and encodes:
- a CDS encoding amidohydrolase family protein, encoding MITDCHIHIQPVEMFKPAALALMQNKRRNFDQIVEYCRSPKAFLKYLDQCGIDRAVLINYVAPEVIGFTSEVNTFVANYVKENPRRLIPCGSLHPRHTNNVLADVEQIVRLGIRLIKIHPPHQLLFPNDYQHGVKELEIIYRAAEANGIPVMFHTGTSVFPGARNKYGDPIHIDDVAVDFPRLKILLAHGGRPLWMDTAFFLVRRHPNVYLDISGIPPKALLKYFPRLEEIADKTLFGTDWPGPGVPDIKKNLDEFRGLPLSEQAKQQILSRTALSIWPS